The nucleotide sequence gcacatttttttttctcagcccTAAATATTTTGAGTGAATTTCTTTACATTCATGCACATGACTCtttctttaatttttctgtGTGTGAACAGAGCACACAGTATGTAGATAAACGCTGGTCCTGTGAGCTGTTCATCCTGGTATCTGTCAGTACTTCTGTCATTCTGATGCGGCACCTGTTACCTCCCCGCTACTGTGACCTGCTCCACAAAGCTGCTGCTCACTTGGGCTGCTGGCAGAAGGTCGACCCTTCCCTCTGCTCAAACGTCCTCCAACATGTGTACGTATGACCTGGGGACATAGAAATGGCATAAgtttagattgtttttttttgtgtgtgtgtgtgtctctttgTTGTATATTGGTTAATATTCTTTTAAGTGCAAAAATGGAAGTATCGCAGGTGATGAATGATTcttaatgcatttacaaaagATCCTAATTCTTGTTCAGTTCTTGTTCACAGTCTGATGCGCTTTTAGCCTTAAAAGAATACCTGCATTGTGTTACATGTTTCAACATGTTCATTTGATCTTAGGTGTTTCCATcaacaacacatttatttatagcaTGCTAAATGAATTTGAAAACCAAGCCAATATTATTTTACCTGCATTGGTTTTCAAAAATCACAATTagaactgattttttttgtacatactgatataaataatattacctcattaaatgtatttatttatttatgcatgtaatatttttctttaattgtgtctttaatttttttttttttaataataggtgtgatatttttttttctgtttcctaCAGATGGACAGAAGAGTACATGTGGCCACAAGGAGTTTTAgttaaacacaataaaaacgtTTATAAGGCCATGGGACATTATAACGTAGCAGTTCCCTCAGACGTCTCGCATTATCGTTTCTATGTAAGTATAAGCTGTAAACAAACTGCTTTGTTTTGCAGAAcaaatttgaatgtttttagaaaaatgaatgcaaacatttatttcatggtaATGATATTGCAGTAAccctttttttcttcctctcttTTACCAGTTTTTCTTCAACAAACCTCTTCGAATATTGAACATCCTTATAATCCTGGAAGGTGCAATGATATTCTACCAGCTATATTCACTGGTGTGTTCAGAGAAATGGCATCAGACGATATCATTAGCTCTAATATTATTCAGTAATTATTACGCCTTTTTCAAACTGCTCAGAGACAGAATAGTTCTGGGAAAAGCGTATTCGTATTCAGCCAGTGCCTCCAACCAGAAAGTCAGTTAGACAAGGATAAATTATTGTCAGTCATCACAGATGAGCAGAAAACATGCATGAgagctgtttattttttctacAAGTGCATTTCTGTCTATGTTCTGACTTGCCATGAAATAAAAAGgaaacatatttttgtactgTCTGGTTTGCTGAAGTTTTCTTTTAAAGTCCCCATGGaatcaaaattgaagttttCTGGCTTTTAGTGTGAATATGTTAGCTTTAAGGTTATttataagctagtgtgctccaaaacaatgacaaaattcataTTTAGAAGAtacaagcattcaaaacttacagtctctcacttccgccaatatggatcaacgattttgatgacatcaccttgcacttcagcttctcatcaaactttgtccaatcaaatgctctctagaaacCGAACcgtcccgccccctacactatatATAGACGctaaatggattttaaaagaAGTAAGCACTAGTTTTATCatcttaatatttctttatcaTTTATTCTATTACTGTGTCATAACCGCTAGATGGCGACAAACATGTAACAAGGCTTTAAATCTCGGTCAACGGTTGAccataatgaatatatatatttacagaggCATTTCGTTTTGTGGTATATAATGGATTATTAAAAGCAATTCTATAAATTACCAGCTGTGTGTAAGACGTTTTAATAATAGTGTGAGGTTCTTTAAACTGGACCTCAGCTCGCATCTTTGTGAGTAGTATGGCGAAGGTtcagctcatgaatattaatgttgttattttgaCGTTGCTCAGGAGTATACCCATTGGTGCGCCTTGGCTGTGAATATTAATTAGCTAATCGAGACGCCCCGTCCAATAGCAAAAGCGtgacatattaatattaataactaaGCTTCACCATAGTACTAGTCGCAGAATCGCGGTCGGGAAGTGGGAAACGGCACGCACTTGGCATCTGCTGTTAAGACGGACCACGTATAAATCCTGAGGTATTGGAATGGAAAAACCAACGCGGGCGCCTTAAATTTGCGTTGGAAACTCGAAGAGCCTCATCCTTGTCCGCCAGCCGGTGAGTAAATCGTTTTGTTCAGGCATATGACGATGTGCGCATCGCGCCTCATGGGGCATCCTGTGCAAATCCCTTCCATTCAATGTAAAACCCTCTTTgacaaatgaaaaatgcattagaTCCTTCGTGGATAAACACATTGAGTCATACGCCGATTCTAAGATACTACAACtgcaaggaaaaaataaatagtctAGTAGGAAATAATAACACAAGAAGACGCAATGTTcgtatttaattttgtaaagaaactacattaattaatattgtgATTCTGAGGCTGATTATTTATCTAAAAGCACCATGATTGACCCAGATTGTTTAGTGCTCACTGGCAATGAACAATCTTTCACAGGCGAGGCTATTATAATGTGCAGTCTATAATATACAGATATCTACgatttacatattaatttataatatacaggtgtgtgtgtatatatatatatatatatatatatatatatatatatataatcttttaataaaatctgaTTTATTATGCATCTATTGCACCATTGGTAAAGAGTTATGGGTGGGCAGGAACATTTGCTtggaaattaattatatatatatatatatatatatatatatatataaaaatgattttttttcttaaggctTAAATAATAGGCATACAGTTGAATGCGTTTATtcaaaaaattgctttttttttttcatttcaattttcagAAATTTCAGTGATATACTTACAGCGAGTTACCTGACCTATTTAGTTGTAATTTCTGAGAAACAATATTGAATATTGGTATACTAGCTCTAATAAAGTGAATGGGCccttctacagaattggtgcaaactgctgtcccacaaccaaaacaCTAATTCAAACAGTATTTAAGTATTCagatcttagatgtttactaagatacttttattatctattaaaacccacagtaatatttaaaatatcaataagcttaatatttatataataacattatttagtAGGTACTTGCAATTGAAAGCTGGGTGTCCtcaaccctaacccctaaatttaaacttatgaaaataatattaaaatattttttgcattttattccattgttgtttttaaaaaataactttttgattttttttttttttcaaaaaatatttatttcatattttctttgtaaattatgaaactttatgtaaatgtcatgtctattggctgagactgattttaactacaccccaacgtttatgatcaggaaatatttatatgtCACTCTTTTTCAAAGCTACATGGTAAGTAGATAGGCCCCATCCTTtagaggtaaatgtgttcaaaagtatgaaaaatctgtgtgtaactttaaagaatgtcacAACTGAAcactattttataaaattttgaTATGTGCACAACtcttcagaactgtgctagctaaccatgtgcttattagcatatttgagctaggttcaaaagtatctaacaTTGTCtcaaccaaaacatttggtgaagctTCGGTAGTGACATATATGTTTtcttttgggtgttatcccataaaattgtcactaccgaaacagtaacgaccgaaacatgtcatcattgtttcggtagtgacaaaagtgAACACATAATCCATTACTgggagaaataaacaaaattctaGTACAGTTATAGTACAGTTTTACTATTTTAGTATgctttagtagtgttttagtatgtgggttaaaattctgtaatgtgttgCAGctgctaccaaaacattactgtcactaccgaaaatgtgctGTCACGACCGAAACCGATTATCAGCTAAgttgttatgatagtttttggttcattgtatattcaaactaatgaatctttaagtttgaaatcagtatgatgaagtttttgccttttacaaagaaaaattggattcaaaatacagcaagtctcataaatctttcataaaatagacaaaaatatattaaaaggaagattaactgcacaattactagaaatgtgtaccttaaATATTATACGTTTCGCAtagcatacatacaaaatttgtggaaaaacacattttttcaagACGTTTCCGACTCTGACTTTAAACCAATTCTCTAGAATGGcccatatttattaaaattactgctattattaaaaaaaactgatggtAGAGATATATCATTGTATCCCTGGCGGATGGACAGCAAGCACCGGAGAGTCCCGGAGAGATCTGAAgcatctaaaaatatttcagcactGAAGCACAGCTTGATAACGTGGTATTTCTTTACACAGGGTGAGAACCAGAACAggagactaaataaaaatgacttttaaaaagtcttacttTATCCATAAAGTTTGATGGAGTTTGAATCAAGCtctttcttaaataaaataataaggttGCATGTCTTGGTACATTTACCAGCTACAATAAGCATGTTATCCCGGATGTTGTTAACATGGCTTCATGCAGTCAcacaaaacattgcattttccATTTCATCGGTTAGCAGCTCAAGGTCAGATATTAATAATCGCTGCCTATCTTGTATATTTAGCACTGGCTCTCACTGACCTGATATAATGATTGAAATCTGTTTGCTACAAAGCTGAAATTGACTTGAGTGCAGTGATACCAACTgaagtgttatttattataaattatttattattatacattatttaatcTGTCTCTGTAGGGGCCCTATGCTATGGTTGCCTTCCCATCACAGCCAGAAGAGAAATAGCCAGAATGTTTTAGATTAAAGTAAATTGCTTTACAATAATGGCAGTGTTTGAGTgccttttgaaagaaattgcaCACTGTCTAGTTTAGGATCAGCTCTTGTTGTGCTTCATACATCTCAGTAGCTGAGAGCTCTTGTCTGTGTTTTAGAAAGTGCCACTGCCCTCATGGAAGACAAGAGGAAGAAAAGGAGTCCCAAAGTGTCCCTTCCCCAGCCCCCTCCTCCACCAATCAACCCTCGAAAGCTCGCCGTTCTCCCGGCGAGTAAAAGCGCCACATTCTCGTTGGGTTTACCCCAGCCACCCTCCCCCAAACCCAGGGGCAAGTACAAGAGATCGGTGGGGGCAATGGGTCCGTCTAAAGAAGCTCTTGCCGTTCCTGTGGTTCCCCCCAAAAACACAAGGTTTGCATTATTATAGATCATCGATGTTAATTGGTTTGTGTTTGTAATAGGCATTTCCAATAGAGTCTAATAGTAATTCTGATTCCATTTGTAGGCCTCACAGAGAGAAACCCAGAGCTCCTCAGCCTGCTGGACCCAGTCGTGTATCTCAGTCCTCATCACCACTCCAGCACTCATTCCTCACTGACGTCTCTGATGTGAGAGAGATGGAGGGAGGACTGCTTAACCTGCTCAATGACTTTCACTCTGGAAAACTACAGGCTTTCGGTATGTGCTAGGGTTTTATTTAGTAGCCTTAGTAGTTTGGGCAGTCATTGGAATTTTTTTGCAGTCTTAACTGTTGAGATAGCTTTAAGGAATGCGAAGGTGTGTAAGGGTGGCACCTTTACACCACCTAATTCTTCAGCAAGTTGATTCAGATTTGTTTAGTCTAGTAAGTCTATACTGTCTCACTTTCCATGTGTTTGCAGGTAAAGTGTGCTCCTTTGAGCAACTGGAGCATGTGAGGGAGATGCAGGAGCGTCTGGCCCGGCTGCATTTTAGTCTGGACAGTCATGTGGAGGAACTGTCTGAAGACCAGAAAAAAACGCTTCAGACCGCAATCTAGAACACTTGCTTTCTAATGTAAGATGTTTTTAGTATGCTTTTATAACACATTTCTTGTTGGGTTGCCAACATGGGCGGCATTTGACTCTTGAGTCGGGGGgggggcaagaaaaaaaaaagggggggggggtaGATTCGGGGCAATTTGTACGTCATAGTTCATAGTTCAGTTAAAGCTTGCCGCAAAGTACTGGCAAAAGttattacataaatgtgtcAGGGGGAAATAGTAATGAGATTTTTTAATTCttcattaataaactagtgtgaGCGCACACAAATAAaggtagaccctttacagtttgGAATGATGCATTATTCTTACTTTTATCAGTaaaaatgacggaatatttaaaaaggtttccactgaaaaaaaatgcaagcgatcgcgctggcgcctccatatTCTGCAAAGCGGCttagcacacatttatctaggtttaacgtttaaactaacattgttttatac is from Labeo rohita strain BAU-BD-2019 chromosome 13, IGBB_LRoh.1.0, whole genome shotgun sequence and encodes:
- the ccdc28b gene encoding LOW QUALITY PROTEIN: coiled-coil domain-containing protein 28B (The sequence of the model RefSeq protein was modified relative to this genomic sequence to represent the inferred CDS: inserted 1 base in 1 codon), producing the protein MEDKRKKRSPKVSLPQPPPPPINPRKLAVLPASKSATFSLGLPQPPSPKPRGKYKRSVGAMGPSKEALAVPVVPPKNTRPHREKPRAPQPAGPSRVSQSSSPLQHSFLTDVSDVREMEGGLLNLLNDFHSGKLQAFGKVCSFEQLEHVREMQERLARLHFSLDSHVEELSEDQXKNASDRNLEHLLSNLEELSSSIQKLHLAENQDLPKTSST